The following coding sequences lie in one Stigmatopora argus isolate UIUO_Sarg chromosome 5, RoL_Sarg_1.0, whole genome shotgun sequence genomic window:
- the atad1a gene encoding outer mitochondrial transmembrane helix translocase → MLNDLPREALLRPLTRTEVVGMLLRLTIFGAATYYSIKWVVDAMDPTAKQKSQAKKRAEQVMKRIGVEGVKLTEHEMNIASQLVDPRTMKVSWGDIAGLDEIINELQDTVILPFQKRHLLAGSKLFQPPKGVLLFGPPGCGKTMIAKATAKASGCKFINLQASTLTDMWYGESQKLTAAVFSLAVKLQPCIIFIDEIDSFLRNRCSLDHEATAMMKAQFMSLWDGLETASATQVMIMGATNRPQDVDPAILRRMPTTFHVGLPDSKQRYDILGLILAEENLSHTVNLKEMAEKTQGYSGSDLRELCRDAALYRVRDYVRKEQMRQIAQQLGEVEEQENHLDEDRLRPITQLDLLFGLDKMRESKRGTANMLPTVSEVPLD, encoded by the exons ATGTTGAATGATCTTCCTCGAGAGGCTCTTCTGCGGCCATTGACCAGGACCGAGGTGGTGGGCATGCTTTTGAGGCTGACCATCTTTGGAGCGGCCACCTACTACAGCATTAAATGGGTTGTGGACGCAATGGACCCTACTGCTAAACAGAAAAGTCAAGCCAAGAAAAGG GCGGAACAGGTTATGAAGAGGATTGGTGTTGAGGGGGTCAAACTTACTGAGCATGAGATGAACATTGCATCACAACTAGTGGATCCGCGAACAATGAAG GTGTCTTGGGGTGATATAGCAGGTCTAGATGAGATCATTAACGAGCTCCAAGACACTGTCATTCTGCCCTTTCAGAAAAGGCACCTTTTGGCTGGATCCAAACTGTTTCAGCCACCTAAAG GTGTTTTATTATTTGGTCCTCCGGGATGTGGAAAGACCATGATCGCTAAGGCAACGGCCAAAGCGTCTGGCTGCAAATTTATCAACCTGCAGGCATCGACTTTGACCGATATGTGGTACGGAGAATCGCAGAAGCTGACAGCTGCTGTATTTTCTTTGGCGGTCAAACTCCAGCCGTGCATCATTTTTATTGACGAAATTG ACTCCTTTCTGAGGAATCGCTGCAGCCTCGATCACGAGGCCACCGCCATGATGAAGGCTCAGTTCATGAGCCTGTGGGACGGCTTAGAAACGGCCTCAGCCACTCAG GTCATGATTATGGGGGCAACAAACCGACCCCAAGATGTGGACCCTGCTATCCTACGTCGAATGCCCACAACATTTCACGTTGGCCTTCCA GACTCGAAACAAAGATATGACATCCTGGGCTTGATATTAGCAGAAGAAAAC TTGAGCCACACTGTTAATTTAAAGGAAATGGCTGAGAAAACGCAAGGCTACTCCGGCAGCGACCTGCGGGAACTTTGCCGTGATGCCGCCTTGTACAGAGTTCGAGACTACGTCCGCAAGGAACAGATGAGGCAAATTGCTCAGCAGTTGGGAGAAGTCGAAGAACAGGAAAA CCATCTAGATGAAGATAGATTACGTCCAATCACCCAACTTGACCTCCTTTTTGGCCTGGACAAGATGAGGGAGTCCAAACGGGGAACAGCGAATATGTTGCCTACTGTGTCCGAGGTTCCACTGGACTGA